The DNA sequence AACATGTTGTAAGAGTATGACAAACACCTGTAACTGCTCAGTAACACGTATTATAATTATCTGCCATTAGTTGATGCTTGTAATCTTGGGAGTTTTCCCTAAAACATAACAGCTACAGTCCGTTTTGACTGGTAACCTACATATCAACAGTCAGAGGACAGAGAAAGGGTTTGGTTACGTTACACTAAGGCTGCTGAGTGAGGGCTGTGGTTGGTAGAAAAATAATCCCTTTGTCCATATTAGAAACCAAGAGAAAATAATCTCACACCTGAATGTTTTCACAGATGTTGCTCTTCCCCATAAAATAAGCAATAAAAGTAGTGACCTACAAAACAGTCACACATTACTCCTCATCTTTCAGGTCACATTCAATAATCGAGAGGCCAGACAACAGTAAAATTGACTGTTCATTTCCATAATTTCCTGCACACAGAAAAAACAGAAGTATGCACAGAAAAAAACATCCCATAACACACAGGGTCTGAAACAAAACTAAccaatcatttttattttttactgaaTACGCACAACAAATTATTAGGACTTTGAGGCCAACAATATATAGTTAAGGAAGCTGGATCTCAATGTAAAAAATGTTAGTCAATTTCTGTGCATTCTTTACCCCTCCAAACAACTTTATATAAGACAACATAATATAGATACATATGTACTGTACAGAGACAAACTACTGACAGAAGTTTGATTTTTAGTTCTAGTGTTTATAATGCTGAAAGTGAATGAAATATCGTATTAAATTGTAATACTGTATTCAATTTGGATCTAGATCAGAGTAGTGATGGATTCAAGTTTCATGAACACTTGAATGTGATGAGTCACTCATTTCATGTCTCAATGTAGAGCAAGACGTTTCCATTACAGATTAGATATGTCAGTGACCGGCTCAGAGTAAGTCTCTAGTTAATTCACCCAATTGGAGAATGAAGCCTCGACTTCCCCAAATACAAGACCAAAAGAATCAGACCACACTCAGCATTTAAGATATAGATGGGTCCTTCTTATTTTTTTTTAGCTATCTTGAGATTCATACATCTTTATTAAATGTTGGGtgtacagacacaccacacattGAGTGATTTCTGGGTTTACCCATTTAACATGTAAGATCATAAAATCCCCTTTCCAATAACAACAGATCTGATGTGTTATTTAGCCCTAAACATTGAAAAGTTCACAGCCCAAAGATAATCCAAAATAACTATGTGAAAGAAAGAGACAAAATGTGGTTGAGAAACCACTAGGTAAACCGTACACCAAAATTGACCTTGTACATCCTTAGGCAGGCAAAGAGACTTTAAGGGGACAGAAAGAGGTCAATCTTAGCTCCTTAAGGCTGCCAGTCTAGAATGCATCTCCTCAATGTCCTCCTCCGACTCATCCTCTGAGGCTGCAGCTGCGGCAGGAGGCTCCATTTCAGGAAGGGCGTCTGTGACTTTGCTGGGCGCTTTGCCAAGGGCACCTGATTTGGAACAAACCACCAGAGGTCAGCATGTATTATAGTCTTTTTTTTATCCTCCCCAGACATGCGATAATATACAGCCCCAAACAACTGAGGCAAGCTTGATTACCAGAGGGACTATCTTTACCTGCTGTGATCTCAAAGAGGATCTTATCAACTTCTGCCTCTGCTGCCTCCTCcatctcatcatcatcctccatGCTTTCAAAGGTATCCTCCAACATCTCTTCGATGATACCAGCCTGTGGGACACTCACAACATAAATAATCAATACTCAAACAGTATTTACTCATTTAAACATAAACATTCAATATATATTCAAACAAACTATGTTTGTAGCTtttggggcctcccgggtggtgcagcagtctaaggcactgcagagcttgaggcttcactacagatccgggttcgggagacccatgaggcgacgcacaattggccctgtGTCATCCGGGTTCGGGGAGGTTTAGGCCGGCAGAGATGTCCTTGTCCCTCTGGCGACTCCTGTGGCAAGCCGGGCCCATGCAACCCGACACAGTCAgcagttgtacagtgtttcctccgacacattggtgcggctggcttcggggttaagcaagcagtgtgtcaagaagcagtgcagcttggcagggtcgtgtttcggaggacccATGGCTCTCGatcttcacctctcccgagtctgtacaggagttgcagcgatgggacaagactaactaccaattggataccacaacaTTGGGGGTAAAAAGAATACTTAGAAATATATATTTGGCAGTGGTTACCTAAACTGGACGGCATCCCTAAGACCCTGAGACAGCTACACACATAGAGAAACGGACATGAGCAGTGATAGATTTATGCTCCCAACAGACAAAGTGGCCACAGTGAGTCAGCAGATATGCGACTGACCTTCATCATCTCCTTAGACAGCTCCCTCATGGTGCCCTGGATCTCTGGGATCTTTACTAAGCTCTGCATGGCTTTCATGACCTCTGTGCTCTTCTGAAGGGCCCCAGCTACACGCAATACAGCTGAAAAAAtaacagcagtcacacacaaccCCTTCCAATTGGGATGTGTAATGTAGCATGACATGTAAAGTACATATTCATATTACGGACATAACTTggcctgaccaggaaaaacttaGGATCCTACTAGCTTACAGTTACAAAGCGTTTATATTAATTTATCATCAACTGAACTTATCCTGGGTATTTTCAAGATACACATGGCCAAAAGCTCAgcaaacatctcattacaaaatcatgtgcattaatatggagttggtcccccctttgctgctataacctcctccactcttctgggaaggatttacactagatgttggaacattggtacagggacttgcttccattcagccacaacagcattaTTGAGGTCGTACACtggatgttgggtgattaggcctggctcgaagtcggcattccaattcatcccaatggtGTTCAATGGAGTTtaggactctgtgcaggccagtcaagttcttccactccgatcttgacaaaccacttctgtatggaccccgctttgtgcacgggggcattgtcatgcggaaacaggaaagggccttccgcaagttggaagcacagaatcgtctagaatatcattgtatgctatagcattaagacttcccttcactggaactaaggaacCTAgctcaaaccatgaaaaacagccccagatcattattcctctttcaccaaacattacagctggcactatgcactggggcaggtagcattctcctggcatctgccaaacacagattcatccgtcggactgcctGATGGTGATGTGTGacttatcactccagagaacacgtttccactgctccagagtccaatggtggggCGCTTTAAACTattccagccgacacttggcattgcgcatggtaatcttaggctattgtgcggctgcttggccattgaaacc is a window from the Oncorhynchus keta strain PuntledgeMale-10-30-2019 chromosome 35, Oket_V2, whole genome shotgun sequence genome containing:
- the LOC118368253 gene encoding charged multivesicular body protein 3 isoform X2, with translation MGLFGKTHDKPPKDLVNEWSLKIRKEMRVIDRQIRDIQREEEKVKRSIKDAAKKGHRDVCVVLAKEMIQSKRAVSKLYASKAQMNSVLLSMKNQLSVLRVAGALQKSTEVMKAMQSLVKIPEIQGTMRELSKEMMKAGIIEEMLEDTFESMEDDDEMEEAAEAEVDKILFEITAGALGKAPSKVTDALPEMEPPAAAAASEDESEEDIEEMHSRLAALRS
- the LOC118368253 gene encoding charged multivesicular body protein 3 isoform X1, which produces MGLFGKTHDKPPKDLVNEWSLKIRKEMRVIDRQIRGEKKSFKAILYIQREEEKVKRSIKDAAKKGHRDVCVVLAKEMIQSKRAVSKLYASKAQMNSVLLSMKNQLSVLRVAGALQKSTEVMKAMQSLVKIPEIQGTMRELSKEMMKAGIIEEMLEDTFESMEDDDEMEEAAEAEVDKILFEITAGALGKAPSKVTDALPEMEPPAAAAASEDESEEDIEEMHSRLAALRS